From uncultured Roseateles sp., the proteins below share one genomic window:
- a CDS encoding amidohydrolase family protein yields MPAWKPCFTALSLALLAFAAQAADEPRKKWDVNNPPGERLTVNIDTRSGTWMSVDVSPDGQQIVFDLLGDLYLLPIAGGEAKPLTHSIAWEMQARFSPDGKRLAFMSDAGGGENIWTMDLDGTNAKALSSEDYRLPNNPVWHPSGQYIAARKHFTGTRSLGSGEIWFYHLGGGKGVQLNEKPNWQKDLGEPAFSPDGRYLYYSHDATPGREFEYNKDVHQGIFKIFRLDMQDGSVESLVGGSGGAVRPTPSPDGRYLAFVRRVRMQSALFLKDLKTGEEFAVWDKLERDMQESWSIHGLYPSFAWLPDAKSLVVWAQGKLWRVDPFKKAAVEIPFHVKDTREVRKALRNEVAVAPEQFDVKQLRWPVVSPQGDRVVYSALGYLYLKDLPGGTPRRLTKQDTHFEFFPSWSRDGRELVFTTWNDASLGTVRKLDLASGRETVLTPEPGKYTQPQFAPDGKAVAYVKLKGGYLTSPWHGLETGVYLVGSDGKSVPQRVAREGSAPQFGQRSDTLYVTRRGVTNEVDLYSKLVRIALADDKKEVEIVKSEFATDFALSPDGQWLSFIERFHAFVMPLPPVGKSVNISPKMDALPVRQLDVNAAEYLRWSGDSSKLHYALGDELFTSELKSAFAFAPGSPKDLPKPAETGLKIGFSQAADKPRGVTAITGARIITMKGDEVIANGVIVVEGNRIQAIGAAGAVAIPAGATRIDASGKTIIPGLVDVHWHGAMGEDDIIPQQSWVNYASLAFGITTPHDPSNRNGQIFTQAEMQRAGLVVGPRIFSTGNALYGAKAAQAAVINSFDDALAHLKRQKAQGAITVKSYNQPRREQRQQIVAAGRDTGMMVVPEGGSLFQNNMTMVVDGHTGVEHALPVAHTYDDVRQLWSQTQVGYTPTLIVAFGGLDGEHYWYAMTEVWKHPILSKFVPRSVLEPRSVRRELAPVGDYNVIDVAKDAAALQRAGVPVNIGAHGQREGLGAHWEMWTFALGGMSPLEALRTATINPARYLGMDRDIGSLEAGKLADLVVLDGDVLADIRQSDRIRQVMANGRLYELPTMNEVGARSKPRKPFFFESADGSQAPVSDEGLEEALGRDRD; encoded by the coding sequence ATGCCCGCCTGGAAACCCTGCTTCACCGCCCTGAGCCTCGCCCTGCTGGCCTTCGCCGCGCAAGCCGCCGATGAGCCCAGGAAGAAGTGGGACGTCAACAACCCGCCCGGCGAGAGGCTGACGGTCAATATCGACACCCGAAGCGGCACCTGGATGAGCGTGGACGTCAGCCCCGATGGCCAGCAGATCGTGTTCGATCTGCTCGGCGATCTCTACCTGCTGCCCATCGCCGGTGGCGAGGCCAAGCCCTTGACGCACAGCATCGCCTGGGAGATGCAGGCCCGCTTCTCGCCCGATGGCAAGCGTCTGGCCTTCATGAGCGATGCCGGCGGCGGCGAGAACATCTGGACCATGGACCTGGACGGCACCAATGCCAAGGCGCTGAGCAGCGAAGACTACCGCCTGCCCAACAACCCGGTCTGGCACCCCAGCGGCCAGTACATCGCCGCGCGCAAGCACTTCACCGGCACGCGATCGCTGGGCTCGGGCGAAATCTGGTTCTACCACCTGGGCGGCGGCAAGGGCGTGCAGCTGAACGAGAAGCCGAATTGGCAGAAGGACCTGGGCGAGCCTGCCTTCTCGCCGGACGGCAGGTATCTGTACTACTCCCATGACGCCACGCCCGGCCGCGAGTTCGAATACAACAAGGACGTTCACCAGGGCATCTTCAAGATCTTCCGGCTTGATATGCAGGACGGCTCGGTCGAATCCCTGGTCGGTGGCAGCGGCGGCGCGGTGCGGCCCACGCCGTCGCCGGATGGGCGTTACCTGGCGTTTGTGCGGCGCGTGCGCATGCAGAGCGCGCTGTTCCTCAAGGATCTGAAGACCGGGGAGGAGTTCGCCGTCTGGGACAAGCTTGAGCGGGACATGCAGGAATCCTGGTCCATCCACGGCCTGTACCCGTCCTTCGCCTGGCTGCCGGATGCCAAGTCCCTGGTCGTCTGGGCCCAGGGCAAGCTCTGGCGCGTCGATCCTTTCAAGAAGGCTGCGGTCGAGATACCCTTTCATGTGAAAGACACACGCGAGGTGCGCAAGGCCCTGCGCAACGAGGTGGCGGTGGCGCCCGAGCAGTTCGACGTCAAGCAGCTGCGCTGGCCAGTCGTTTCGCCGCAGGGCGACAGGGTGGTCTATTCGGCGCTGGGTTATCTGTACCTGAAGGATCTGCCCGGCGGCACGCCCCGGCGTTTGACCAAGCAGGACACCCACTTCGAGTTCTTCCCCAGCTGGTCGCGCGACGGCCGCGAGCTGGTGTTCACGACCTGGAACGACGCATCTCTCGGCACGGTGCGCAAGCTCGATCTCGCCAGTGGCCGCGAGACGGTGCTGACCCCGGAGCCCGGCAAATACACGCAGCCGCAGTTCGCGCCCGATGGCAAGGCGGTGGCCTACGTCAAACTCAAGGGAGGCTATCTGACGTCGCCCTGGCATGGGCTGGAGACCGGCGTCTATCTGGTCGGCAGCGACGGCAAGTCGGTGCCGCAGCGCGTGGCCAGGGAGGGTTCGGCGCCGCAGTTCGGCCAACGCTCGGACACTCTGTACGTGACCCGTCGCGGCGTGACCAACGAGGTCGATCTGTACAGCAAGCTGGTGCGCATCGCCCTCGCCGACGACAAGAAGGAGGTCGAGATCGTCAAGAGCGAGTTCGCCACCGATTTCGCGCTGTCGCCCGATGGGCAGTGGCTGTCCTTCATCGAGCGCTTCCATGCCTTCGTGATGCCGCTGCCGCCGGTCGGCAAGTCCGTCAACATCAGCCCGAAGATGGACGCGCTGCCGGTGCGCCAGTTGGACGTCAATGCCGCCGAGTACCTGCGCTGGTCGGGTGACAGCAGCAAGCTTCACTACGCGCTGGGCGACGAGCTGTTCACGAGCGAGTTGAAGAGTGCCTTCGCCTTTGCGCCTGGCTCTCCGAAGGACTTGCCCAAGCCGGCCGAGACCGGCCTGAAGATCGGTTTCAGTCAGGCCGCCGACAAGCCGCGCGGTGTGACCGCCATCACCGGTGCGCGCATCATCACAATGAAGGGCGACGAGGTGATTGCCAATGGCGTGATCGTCGTCGAGGGCAACCGCATCCAGGCGATCGGCGCGGCCGGCGCGGTGGCCATTCCGGCCGGCGCGACGCGCATCGATGCCAGCGGCAAGACCATCATCCCGGGCCTGGTCGATGTGCACTGGCATGGCGCGATGGGCGAGGACGACATCATTCCGCAGCAGAGCTGGGTCAACTACGCCTCGCTGGCCTTCGGCATCACCACCCCGCATGACCCGTCCAACCGCAACGGCCAGATATTCACCCAGGCCGAGATGCAGAGGGCGGGCCTGGTGGTCGGCCCGCGCATCTTCTCGACCGGCAATGCGCTCTACGGCGCCAAGGCAGCGCAGGCGGCGGTGATCAACTCCTTCGACGATGCGCTGGCCCATCTGAAGCGGCAGAAGGCCCAGGGCGCCATCACGGTGAAGAGCTACAACCAGCCGCGCCGCGAGCAGCGCCAGCAGATCGTTGCCGCCGGGCGCGACACCGGCATGATGGTGGTGCCCGAGGGCGGCAGCCTGTTCCAGAACAATATGACCATGGTCGTCGATGGTCACACCGGCGTCGAGCATGCGCTACCGGTGGCGCACACCTATGACGATGTCAGGCAGCTGTGGAGCCAGACCCAGGTGGGCTACACGCCCACGCTGATCGTCGCTTTCGGCGGCCTGGATGGCGAGCACTACTGGTACGCGATGACCGAGGTCTGGAAGCATCCCATCCTGTCCAAGTTCGTGCCCCGCTCGGTGCTGGAGCCGCGCAGCGTGCGCCGCGAGCTGGCACCGGTGGGCGACTACAACGTCATCGATGTCGCCAAGGACGCCGCCGCGCTGCAGCGCGCCGGCGTGCCGGTCAATATCGGCGCCCATGGCCAGCGCGAGGGCCTGGGCGCGCACTGGGAGATGTGGACCTTTGCCCTCGGCGGCATGAGCCCGCTGGAGGCGCTGCGCACGGCGACGATCAACCCGGCCCGGTACCTGGGCATGGACAGGGACATCGGCTCGCTGGAGGCCGGCAAGCTGGCCGATCTGGTGGTGCTCGATGGCGATGTGCTGGCCGACATCCGCCAGTCCGACCGCATCCGCCAGGTCATGGCCAATGGCCGCCTGTACGAGCTGCCGACGATGAACGAGGTCGGTGCCCGCAGCAAGCCGCGCAAGCCCTTCTTCTTTGAAAGCGCCGATGGCAGCCAGGCGCCGGTCAGTGACGAGGGGCTGGAGGAGGCGCTGGGCCGGGACCGCGATTGA